Proteins encoded together in one Capricornis sumatraensis isolate serow.1 chromosome 3, serow.2, whole genome shotgun sequence window:
- the ATP5MC3 gene encoding ATP synthase F(0) complex subunit C3, mitochondrial — MFACAKLACTPALIRAGSRVAYRPISASVLSRPENRTGEGSTVFNGTQNGVSQLIQREFQTTAVNRDIDTAAKFIGAGAATVGVAGSGAGIGTVFGSLIIGYARNPSLKQQLFSYAILGFALSEAMGLFCLMVAFLILFAM; from the exons ATGTTCGCCTGCGCCAAGCTTGCCTGCACCCCAGCTCTG ATCAGAGCTGGATCCAGAGTTGCATACAGACCAATTTCTGCATCAGTGTTATCTCGACCAGAGAATAGGACTGGAGAG GGCTCTACGGTATTTAATGGCACCCAGAATGGTGTGTCTCAGTTAATCCAAAGGGAGTTTCAGACCACTGCGGTCAACAGAGACATTGATACTGCAGCCAAATTTATCGGTGCAGGTGCTGCCACAGTAGGAGTGGCTGGTTCTGGTGCTGGTATTGGAACAGTCTTCGGCAGTCTCATCATTGGTTATGCCAG AAACCCTTCACTGAAGCAGCAGCTGTTCTCATATGCTATCCTGGGATTTGCCTTGTCTGAAGCTATGGGTCTCTTTTGTTTGATGGTTGCTTTCTTGATTTTGTTTGCCATGTAA